TGCGATCCTCTATCTCCTTCACCAGCGAGTAAAAAGTAACATTAGTGAACGCACGGTTCTCTATCGCCCCCGCCAGCGCGTAAAAAGTAACAATAGTGAACGCACAGTTCTCTATCACCCCTGGCAGCACGAAAAAAGTACCAATAGTGAACGCACAGTTCTCTATCGCCGCCGCCAGCGAGTAAAAAGTAACAATAGTGAACGCACAGTTCTCTATCACCCCTGGCAGCGCGAAAAAAGTAACATTAGTGAACGCACGGTTCTCTATCGCCCCCGCCAGCGAGTAAAAAGTAACATTAGTGAAACCCCAGTGCTCTATCTCCCCAGTCAGCTCGCAACAAGTAACAATAGTGACCCCCCTGTTTTCTATCGCCGCCGCCAGCGAGTAAAAAGTAACATTAGTGAACGCACGGTTCTCTATCGCCCCCGCCAGCGAGTAAAAAGTAACAATAGTGAACCCCCAGTGCTCTATCACCGCTGTCAGCCCTTAAACTAATAAGTGTCTGGCGATGGTCTAAATGGTGGCACCGGTTGGGTAGTGGAGTGCTGCGAGTAGCTGTGATCTAAATGGTGGCACCGGTTGGGTAGTGGAGTACTGCGAGTAGCTGTGGTCTAAATGGTGGCGCCGGTTGGGTAGTGGAGTACTGCGAGTAGCTGTGGTCTAAATGGTGGCGCCGGTTGGGTAGTGGAGTGCTGCGAGTAGCTGTGGTCTAAATGGTGGGGCTAGGTAGTGGAGTGCTGCGAGTAAATGTGTTCTATCTGGTTGCACTGGGTTGGGTAGTGGGAGTACTGCGAATAGCTGTGGTTTGAATTGTGGAATGCCGGGTAATGGTGTACAGAGAGCGGCTATTGTCTAAATGGTGGAATCCCGGATAGTGGTGAGCTGCCAGCTGCTGCAGGTCGCAGCCTGCCCTTGCAAGTCGCCGTAAGCTGTCTAAGCGTCTGTAAATAAGGGAGTTAGCTAGTTAAAGGGCGTAAATTGCGAGTCTAGAGCATCTAAGGAAATACGAAGCTAGAGGCACAGTATAGCGAGGCATAGGCAGTGATCAGGCTGTTGTTAAACCACACTTTAAAACCACGAAGGCCCGCATCGGCGGGCCCTCATAATACTGCTAAAGAGTGATTACGATTTAGCAGCATCTGCTACTTCGACGGCTTCTGGCTCAGTAGCTACTTTCTTGTACGTTTCTGTGTCCATCACACGACGAGCGCCAAGATAGCGTTTCGCGTAGTAGCTCTCATCAAGAGAGGTGATGGTTACACCTTTGGAAGCTGCATGAGCAAATTTGTTGTTACCAACATAAATGCCTACATGAGATACGCCGCTGCCACTCGTATTAAAAAACACGAGATCGCCAGCGCGAAGATCTTCCTGGGCTACTTTCTTGCCCCCATCCCAATTGAACATGTCTTTAGAAGTACGAGGAAGGTCGAGACCAAGTTCATTGAATACATAACCGGTAAAGCCGGAGCAGTCAAATCCCTTCGTTGTCGTTCCACCATACTTATAATCAGTTCCAATTAGGGGTGCAACAGATTTGTCGAGCTTGGAGTCGGCGAATGCGCTGCCTATCTGGAAAGAAAAAAGTAGAGCAAGGGAAAACATGAACACTGAAACTTTGCGCAAAACAGGTGACTCCTTCCGATGCCTACGAGGTTAGCTGGAGGGTTCGGTAGAAGGTTCCCCTATGGCTCCTGTGAAGCAAAGCCAATTCACCCGACTAGATGGTTCCCCCGTTTCCCAGTGACGGGAACTCGGCAGTTTTTTTATTACTTAGACTTATATATTCGGTTATCATGACGAATTTCCTGCATCTTCTAGATTAGAATTCCCTAATCTTAGTCCAAAACTAGGGATTAATACCCCCCTTTCTCTTCATAAATTTACCTCCGATAATAACGCCAAACCCCGGCTGCAGCCATTAATAGGCGCAACCGGGGAATGTCCCAGTAAAAATATTGTCGAAGGGGACGAGAGACTTACGACTCCGTCTTACACCAGACCTGATACTGTGAAGCAGAAATCCACAGTGTTAGTAATGAACGTGCGAAGTGAAAAGCCTGATGCAGCACTACGGCGAGAAATCCAGACCAGAGCAATGATACGGCCCATGCCGTGGCGGATACTGCCAAACCGATGCCGAGCAATATCAATGTGATACATACTAGAGGGAACGCCCGGCGAAGAGCTATTCCTAAACCCTTAAAGATTCCTTCTCGAGAGGCCGCTCCGAACTGCATGAATTGAAACAGCAGGTGTAAGCTTAACCCTAATGCCATCCAAGCTGCGGCATAGGGCAACAGTCCCTGAAGCCAAGCTGTTAAGGAGGATTCTGAGAAAAAGCGGTCTTTGGCTAGTGGCAGCAGCCATACGGCGGGAAGTAGAATGAGCCCGTTCTCCAGCCAATAAAGCAGGGTTACTGGTTTCCAGACGCTCCGGATTCCTAACCATACCCTTGTTCCCTCACCCTCCACCGCGTGATGAAAGGAGTAATATACACCGGCATTGAACAAAGGAGTGAGTACCATCCTTATCAGAAGCAATCCGCCTAGCATCCAGAGAACCTCGTTAGCGAGGTCGGTCTTGAGAAGACGAAATTGGGCTTCGATGAGGAACAGATGGGCAGCGTCGGAGTTTGGATGCGCATCCGGATAACGTGCCAGGATGGGCGTTACGACTGAATCGACGAACCGGTAGAGGAAAAACCCCCACAGTAAGCGATACAGGAAAAGGAGAACCAATACATATTTATGCCGGACAGCCATGTCCCATCCCTTTTTTAATAAACGACGCATTCCCTAATCACCTCACCACACCAATGTGCCGAACAATCCTTCAATAATCTGTGTTATACCGGTTACGAAGCGTGTGCGTTCTTCCTTAGGAACCTCGGTCTTGAGATAGTTGTTGTATCTGCGGTTATCGAGGACGACATTAAGGTTAGGATCGATGGCTACATACTCCAAAGGTGTGGTGGAGCTTAGTTGCAGTTGCGCGTGGTTTTGCACACCATCCCACTTTTTGCGTATTGTCTGACCATCCTGGAACTTAAACAAGACTAATACGGGCTGAGCACTGCCGCCGTTACGCCTTAGAAGCACCTGGCTCTCATAACCGTTTGCGGTCTTGTGTGCAGTAATGGAATCAACAGAGAAATCTGTCATTTGCCCCTGCTGAATGTAAGACTGGAAGAAGTCGTCCCACTTGGTTTTTGTAACACTTTCCACGACCTTCTTAAAGTCCGCGGAGGTAGGATGCTTAAATTTATTTTTTTGAAAATAAGTCCGCATGATCTTACTCATCGTCTTATCACCCACTTGGCGCTCCAAGGAAGAAAGCACGAGCTTACCGCGAATATAGACATTTTCGGCATATCCTTCTGAGGAGCGATAGCGCCATGAAAATTGATTAAGCGGCTCTGGGTTGGTCATATAGCTGGCTTCAATCGGAATATTGGGTAGTACTCCATAGATACTGGCCATTAGCTTATCCTCGGTGTAAGAGGTGAAGCCTTCGTCAAGCCACGCCTCTTCGAATTCATTGGAGGCAACTAAGCCATACCAATATTGATGAGCAATTTCGTGGAGGAGTGTGCGCTCAAGATCATAGCCTGGGTTGTCGGTTTGGGCTGCAGCAGCGGTAACGAGTGTCGGATATTCCATGCCTCCGGCTCCATTGCCGCTAGCAGGTGGAACGATGACAGACAGTGTGGAATAAGGATATTCTCCGTACCACTCTCCAAGCTTGGCTAAAGCAGATTTAGCGGCATGCATATAACGATCCTGCATGTCCTTATGAAGGGGGTCGAGGTAAAGCTTAATCCGAACACCGGGTATTCCCGGAGAGGAGAAGGAATCCTCTACAAATGTGAAATTTGGAGATGCAGACCAGGCGAAGTCATGAACATCATCGGCGTAAAATTGAAAGATTTTACGTCCCCCATTAATAACAGGCGCCTTCGTCTGGAAACCGGTAGCTGCAACCTTGTATGCCGCTGGGACATTGATGCGCACGCTGTAGATCCCGAAGTCCGAATAAAATTCGGAATTACCGTGGTATTGATGTAAATTCCAGCCTTCAGTTGTCCGGTTACCCGTGCCATAAGTTTCGTACACGGCTATTTTCGGAAACCATTGACCGGCCATGATGAAATCTCCTGCTTTGCCCATTCGTGCGAACACATCAGGTAGCTTAACCTTAAATTTCATTCGCAGGGTGACGGACGCGCCAGGCTTGACCGGTTCCGGAAGTCGGAAAGTCGCGAGCGTACGGTCTTTCTTGTTACCATCGTCCGGTTGCACATAATGAAGGCGGGGGAGAAGGGTTTCGCCTTGCTCTGTCGTCAAAGTAGTGATTTCCATGCTCCCATTGCTGCCTGCTTTCATTTTGTCCCCGCGCAATTGGCCCTTGGACTCATTAATAAAAGTGCTGCCAGGTGCAAAGGCGTTCGGATACAGGTGAAAATAAAGCTCAGAGATCGTTTGCCGACCGGGATTTTTCCAGGTGACGGTTTGCTCTCCCGTCAGACCGCCGCCCCCCTCATCCAAGGAAACGGAAATATGATACTCGGTTATCCGGTTGCTAAGCACGGCAGCCTGAGGTATCTGTGGAGCATCCGGAACCGGATCGGATTGTACTTGAATGGCAGAGGGGGTGCTTGTAACCGGCAGCTCGGACAAAGCGTTGCTAGGAAGCGCGTATTGGTCCACCCAAGCGTCGGCAAACCCGAATCGAACAGATAGTACTAGTACAGCAGCGGCAGCGACGAAAAGTAACATTCGCAGCGAACGGCGCTTAGGCATACGGATAACCCTCCCGTTGACAAGCATGTACGAGATATATATGTGGGTTGTCCGCAGATTATATCTGTCTAATTTAATCCGTTTGGACTAAAGCAGTTAATTTCCCTTCATAAAGCAACGTTAAGCGGTGGAGTGCACGGGTGCAGCCGACGTATAGCAGCTTGGCATCCTGAGCAGTTAAGGCATATTGCCGCTCATTCACATCAGCTATCAGCACAGCGTCGAATTCAAGTCCTTTAGCTAAATAGACGGGCACGATAGTTATACCTCCGCGATATTGGGCTTGACCTTCGGAAATAAGATTAGCTTCAATGCCGAATTGCACCATTTCCTCGTGGAGTCGAACACATTCCTCGTCTGTCCTGCCGATAATAGCAATTGTGCGCATACCGCGTTCCTGATTGTCCTTGATGAAGGTGTCGATAAAAGGGAGCCTAGCTTTCTCATGCTCTAACTGGATAACATCAACAGCTTCTCCACTACGGAACACAGGCTCAGCCGGAGGTAGCCCCGTATCGGTATGAGGCAAAATACCGTTGGCAAATTCAATTATTTCAAGCGTAGAGCGGTAGCTTTGCTTTAGAATATGGTACGAGTTCTGATCATCAGTAAAAATGGAAGAGAGCTCTTCCCAACGTTGAACACCCCGGTAGGCATGAATCCCTTGCGCTAAATCGCCAAGAATAGTGAAGGAAGGCTCGTTCATAAAAGTGTTCAACAAAGCGATCTGGAAAGGAGAGACGTCTTGGGCTTCATCAACGACGACGTGATCAAAAACGAGATTCTCGGCTCCGTTTAACTTATAGTGAATCCACACGAGCGCGGCTAAATCTTCTGGTTGGGCAAATCCCTTTTTCAAATAAGCTCGAGTAGTATCAACGACCTTCTTCGGTAGTTGGTTCTCAGCACCTGGAGCAAATATCGCTTGGTAAAAGGTGAGCGCATCAGCTTTCGGTAACTTGTTTATATATGAGCGCAGCCGTTGCTTTCCAGTCTTGCTCTTATCCTTACGTATTTTGGGGTCACCTATATTGGTTAGCTGCATCTCCAGCCAACGATTAATTCTTGCAGTTAACCGTTCTCGGCGGGCGACCAGAGGATAATGCCGATACTCGACTTCAAACCACTCACGTATCATCGTGCTTGGCAAGATGCGACCTTCCCAAGCCTCGAAAGGCTGGTCTATTAGGAAGCTTTCTTCGAAGCTCTGAAGCTTTTCGTCTAATAAGCTTTTGAATGCGAGCGAGCCCTTGAGTCTGCCCGGGGTCTCATCATCGATCGTAGGTCTTGTTCCTTCTAGAGAAAACCAACGGTTACCTTCGGATGACCCTTCTGCCATTCGGACAGTACCACCCAGTCGATCCAATGCCCACTCCGCGAAGGTCGTTTGTTTAACATTTCCTACCCCAAGCTCAGGGAGCACTCCAGAGATATAGTCGAGGAACATCGTATTGGGAGCGAAAATAATCATTCTTTCCGCACGTATTTGCTGCTGATACTGGTAAAGAAGGAAGGCTAGCCGGTGTAAAGCGACTGTAGTTTTACCTGATCCGGCTGCTCCTTGTATGATAAGAGCTTTGTACCTTGGGGCTCTAATAATGAGATCCTGCTCGGCTTGAATGGTCGATACAATGTCCCGAAGCCGATTGTCCTTCTTGTCTCCGAGCTTATATAGAAGAAACTCATCGTTAAGCCCAATGTTGTCGCCTCCACGCTCGTAGCTATCCACGACCCTTTGCAATGTTTTATCCCGAATAGATAGATTTCGTTTGAGATAGATTTGACCTTCAATCGTCCCGTCCGGTGCCTCGTAAGTAACTGGCGCTTCCCCGCCTGTGAAGGAATAGAAAAGGCTCGCTACCGGAGCTCTCCAATCGATAATAAGAGGTTTACTTGTTTGTGGGTCATCCATGCCTCTCTTGCCGATATACAGGGGGAGAGGCTCGTCTTTACCTTCTTCCTGATAATCGAGGCGTCCGAAATAGGGTTCATTTCCGAGTAATGCCAGTCTTTGTCTGATTTCCTCCCGTTTTTCCTCTAGCAGCTGTTCTACGTAATCTTGTCCTCTGTAAATTGGTCCTACATTGGCCTGCTGCCGATCAATCTCCTGAAAGGTATGCTGAAGCTTAAGTTGCTCTTCTGTGTGTAAGGGGTGCTGAGAGTCCATATTGAGGGTGCCTCCTAGTGCGAAATAATAACTTTACACTTATTGTGCAGCATTTTCGAAAAAAACAATAGACTTATGTTTTCCGATTTGTTATGATGTTGAGTACAGGATTGCCTAAAACTGGTAGAACATACGTTCTTATCTATAAGCAAGCAAGATGAAGCGGGTATGATCTCGATTTTAGGGGTCTAGAGCCCGGTTTTTTCATATCTATCGGTATAAGCAGGAGGATGAACATGGATAACCAGGAAAAACCAGTTGAGAAAAAGAAGCTCTCGCTTAACGTTGTTAGTAACAAGGAGCATAAAGGGTTTGGAGCAGGCTCGATTGATTTAAGCCAGGTGGCTTGCGTGATTATCGATAATGGAGAAGCATATATCGATGTTGGAGCCATGCACGCAAAAAGTAAGATCGAGAAGGGAATTAAATTTTCCCCGGATAAAGCTAACGTGCCCAACGGACGTCCAGCATGGATAGTGTGGGTTGCTGTCGATCGTAATGAAGGTGGCTCTTATTATGCAGGTGCGACTTCCTGTGAGATGCTAATTGATAGCGAAGCTCGTAGAGGGTGGAAGATCCTTCCTGATCATGTAAACCGTTTAGACGCTTCACTTAAACGTAAGTATATGCTCGATAATATCGGACCAGTAGAGAAGGAAGCTCTTCGTAAGCTGTTGGAAGAGCACAATTTAGAGTGGTGGAATCATTCTCCCCAAGCATTGAAGGATTTATTAGCATAAGGTTCCATGTATACATAGAAAGCCTTCAATTCCACACTTAATGAGCTGTGGTTTTGAAGGCTTTTTAG
This portion of the Cohnella abietis genome encodes:
- a CDS encoding C40 family peptidase → MRKVSVFMFSLALLFSFQIGSAFADSKLDKSVAPLIGTDYKYGGTTTKGFDCSGFTGYVFNELGLDLPRTSKDMFNWDGGKKVAQEDLRAGDLVFFNTSGSGVSHVGIYVGNNKFAHAASKGVTITSLDESYYAKRYLGARRVMDTETYKKVATEPEAVEVADAAKS
- a CDS encoding M1 family metallopeptidase, producing the protein MPKRRSLRMLLFVAAAAVLVLSVRFGFADAWVDQYALPSNALSELPVTSTPSAIQVQSDPVPDAPQIPQAAVLSNRITEYHISVSLDEGGGGLTGEQTVTWKNPGRQTISELYFHLYPNAFAPGSTFINESKGQLRGDKMKAGSNGSMEITTLTTEQGETLLPRLHYVQPDDGNKKDRTLATFRLPEPVKPGASVTLRMKFKVKLPDVFARMGKAGDFIMAGQWFPKIAVYETYGTGNRTTEGWNLHQYHGNSEFYSDFGIYSVRINVPAAYKVAATGFQTKAPVINGGRKIFQFYADDVHDFAWSASPNFTFVEDSFSSPGIPGVRIKLYLDPLHKDMQDRYMHAAKSALAKLGEWYGEYPYSTLSVIVPPASGNGAGGMEYPTLVTAAAAQTDNPGYDLERTLLHEIAHQYWYGLVASNEFEEAWLDEGFTSYTEDKLMASIYGVLPNIPIEASYMTNPEPLNQFSWRYRSSEGYAENVYIRGKLVLSSLERQVGDKTMSKIMRTYFQKNKFKHPTSADFKKVVESVTKTKWDDFFQSYIQQGQMTDFSVDSITAHKTANGYESQVLLRRNGGSAQPVLVLFKFQDGQTIRKKWDGVQNHAQLQLSSTTPLEYVAIDPNLNVVLDNRRYNNYLKTEVPKEERTRFVTGITQIIEGLFGTLVW
- a CDS encoding HelD family protein; the protein is MDSQHPLHTEEQLKLQHTFQEIDRQQANVGPIYRGQDYVEQLLEEKREEIRQRLALLGNEPYFGRLDYQEEGKDEPLPLYIGKRGMDDPQTSKPLIIDWRAPVASLFYSFTGGEAPVTYEAPDGTIEGQIYLKRNLSIRDKTLQRVVDSYERGGDNIGLNDEFLLYKLGDKKDNRLRDIVSTIQAEQDLIIRAPRYKALIIQGAAGSGKTTVALHRLAFLLYQYQQQIRAERMIIFAPNTMFLDYISGVLPELGVGNVKQTTFAEWALDRLGGTVRMAEGSSEGNRWFSLEGTRPTIDDETPGRLKGSLAFKSLLDEKLQSFEESFLIDQPFEAWEGRILPSTMIREWFEVEYRHYPLVARRERLTARINRWLEMQLTNIGDPKIRKDKSKTGKQRLRSYINKLPKADALTFYQAIFAPGAENQLPKKVVDTTRAYLKKGFAQPEDLAALVWIHYKLNGAENLVFDHVVVDEAQDVSPFQIALLNTFMNEPSFTILGDLAQGIHAYRGVQRWEELSSIFTDDQNSYHILKQSYRSTLEIIEFANGILPHTDTGLPPAEPVFRSGEAVDVIQLEHEKARLPFIDTFIKDNQERGMRTIAIIGRTDEECVRLHEEMVQFGIEANLISEGQAQYRGGITIVPVYLAKGLEFDAVLIADVNERQYALTAQDAKLLYVGCTRALHRLTLLYEGKLTALVQTD
- a CDS encoding YwhD family protein, coding for MDNQEKPVEKKKLSLNVVSNKEHKGFGAGSIDLSQVACVIIDNGEAYIDVGAMHAKSKIEKGIKFSPDKANVPNGRPAWIVWVAVDRNEGGSYYAGATSCEMLIDSEARRGWKILPDHVNRLDASLKRKYMLDNIGPVEKEALRKLLEEHNLEWWNHSPQALKDLLA